In the Alligator mississippiensis isolate rAllMis1 chromosome 7, rAllMis1, whole genome shotgun sequence genome, one interval contains:
- the LOC132251748 gene encoding olfactory receptor 10A7-like: MERTPEGNHSALSEFILLGFSNFPHLQYLLFPVFFSTYLFTLAGNLLIIFLTHVDAALQTPMYFFLRVLSFLEICYTTVNIPKMLASLLMEDKRISFLGCATQTYFSFSFGGSECFLLASMAYDRYVAICNPLRYPVLLNKKTCNALAAGSWLSGIAMSFGLTSMVFTLPFCRSNVINHYYCDIPPLLKLACWDTSLIEFCILMLALIFLAFPFVLVFLSYVRIVSALLKIASTEGRRKAFSTCSSHLIVVILFYVSGCVMYLKPKADYSPDTIKFLSLLYTFLTPILNPIIYTLRNKEVKGAFWRELRKKRNA; encoded by the coding sequence ATGGAAAGAACACCAGAAGGAAACCACTCTGCACTGAGTGAATTTATTCTCCTAGGTTTTTCCAACTTTCCACATCTCCAGTATTTGCTTTTTCCTGTGTTCTTTTCTACTTACTTGTTCACCTTAGCTGGAAACCTTCTCATCATTTTCCTTACCCATGTGGATGCTGCCTTGCagacccccatgtatttcttcctcagGGTCCTGTCCTTCCTGGAGATCTGCTACACAACTGTGAACATCCCTAAAATGTTGGCCAGTCTCCTAATGGAGGACAAAAGAATATCTTTCCTTGGCTGTGCTACACAAAcctatttctccttttcttttggaGGATCAGAGTGCTTCCTCCTGGCCTCAATGGCTTATGATCGTTATGTTGCTATCTGCAATCCCCTGCGTTATCCTGTACTTCTGAACAAGAAGACATGCAATGCACtggctgcagggtcctggctcaGTGGGATAGCTATGTCCTTTGGTCTCACAAGCATGGTGTTTACTTTACCCTTCTGCAGATCCAATGTCATCAATCATTACTACTGTGACATCCCCCCACTGCTGAAGCTGGCCTGTTGGGACACTTCCCTCATCGAGTTTTGTATATTGATGTTGGCTTTGATTTTTCTTGCCTTCCCCTTTGTGCTGGTCTTCCTGTCGTACGTACGCATTGTCTCCGCTCTCCTGAAGATTGCCTCAACTGAGGGCAGAaggaaagccttctccacctgctcctCTCACCTAATTGTGGTGATATTATTCTATGTCTCTGGCTGTGTTATGTATCTGAAGCCCAAAGCAGACTACTCTCCAGACACAATCAAGTTTCTTTCTTTGTTATACACATTCCTCACACCCATATTAAATCCTATCATTTATACTTTGAGAAATAAAGAGGTGAAAGGTGCCTTCTGGAGAGAGCTCAGGAAAAAGAGGAATGCTTGA